In Sphingomonas sp. R1, a single genomic region encodes these proteins:
- a CDS encoding GGDEF domain-containing protein — MKPHSPDQGYDLLERSIRRRVIAASAAVLVTVVAHLAHPLVRTPDMRVVEGVLELGGVIVTLLLLLLGGPQIVRTLRERREDADRAHAERKQINHLFRMTEMLQSADGYADANAVLGATIESLLAGFGGALYVFNNSRDRLELSGSWHWPEPDTLRPMLPPSQCWALKRGKPHVNVDAPGALRCDHHLGTATVLELPMTAHGEIQGMLKIATPHPDAAAELGRVQPLATAIADAMSLAVSNIALREKLRTQALRDPLTGLYNRRYMEDALSRYASLTERSGVPLSVIMIDLDHFKKLNDAFGHALGDAVLRETAATILSGLRASDVACRYGGEELLVILPECRLSEAAAKAEILRERIEALSATHDTRITASFGVAAIPESTRSVTELLSIADGALYQAKEGGRNRVVTAPSREPSVLPLAAE; from the coding sequence GTGAAACCCCATTCTCCCGATCAAGGCTATGACCTGCTGGAGCGCTCGATCCGCCGCCGGGTGATCGCCGCATCGGCGGCCGTGCTCGTCACGGTCGTGGCGCATCTGGCGCATCCGCTGGTGCGGACGCCGGACATGCGGGTGGTGGAGGGCGTGCTGGAACTGGGCGGCGTCATCGTCACGCTGCTGTTGCTGCTGCTCGGCGGGCCGCAGATCGTGCGCACGCTGCGCGAGCGACGCGAGGACGCCGACCGCGCCCATGCCGAGCGCAAGCAGATCAACCATCTGTTCCGCATGACCGAGATGCTGCAGAGCGCGGACGGCTATGCCGATGCAAACGCCGTGCTGGGCGCGACGATCGAGTCGCTGCTCGCCGGCTTCGGCGGCGCGCTCTACGTGTTCAACAATTCGCGCGACCGGCTGGAGCTGTCTGGCAGCTGGCACTGGCCGGAGCCCGATACGTTGCGCCCGATGCTGCCGCCGTCACAGTGCTGGGCGCTGAAACGGGGCAAGCCGCATGTGAACGTCGACGCTCCCGGCGCGCTGCGCTGTGATCATCACCTCGGGACCGCGACCGTGCTCGAACTGCCGATGACCGCACATGGCGAAATCCAGGGCATGCTGAAGATCGCGACCCCGCACCCCGACGCTGCGGCAGAACTCGGCCGGGTGCAGCCGCTCGCCACCGCGATCGCCGATGCCATGTCGCTGGCGGTTTCCAACATCGCGCTGCGCGAGAAGCTGCGTACCCAGGCACTGCGCGATCCGCTGACCGGGCTGTACAATCGCCGTTATATGGAAGACGCACTGAGCCGCTATGCCAGCCTCACCGAACGCAGCGGCGTTCCGCTCTCGGTGATCATGATCGACCTCGATCACTTCAAGAAGCTCAACGACGCGTTCGGCCATGCCCTGGGCGACGCAGTGCTGCGCGAAACCGCCGCAACCATCCTCAGCGGGCTCCGCGCGTCTGACGTTGCCTGTCGCTATGGCGGCGAGGAGCTGCTGGTGATCCTGCCCGAATGCAGGCTTTCCGAAGCCGCGGCGAAGGCAGAGATCCTGCGCGAGCGGATCGAGGCGCTGTCCGCCACCCATGATACGCGGATCACCGCGTCGTTCGGCGTCGCCGCCATCCCCGAAAGCACCCGATCGGTCACCGAGCTGCTGTCGATCGCGGACGGGGCGCTCTATCAGGCCAAGGAGGGCGGGCGAAACCGCGTGGTCACCGCGCCCTCCCGGGAACCCTCGGTGCTGCCGCTGGCAGCCGAATAG